From a single Mycolicibacterium moriokaense genomic region:
- a CDS encoding purine-nucleoside phosphorylase → MTTPDAEAARSAEQIRQRTGVDEHDVAVILGSGWAPAADELGDPVAVVPIAELSGFTPPAAEGHRGQLLSLRHGDRRVLVFVGRIHAYEGHDLRHVVHPVRAACAAGVRTIVLTNAAGGICEDFAVGQPVLISDHLNLTGRSPLVGAQFVDMVDAYSPRLRAVAHEIDPSLAEGVYAGLNGPQYETPAEIRMLRTLGADLVGMSTVHETIAARAAGAQVLAMSLVTNLAAGITGQPLSHDEVLTAGRQSATQMGSLLAGVISRL, encoded by the coding sequence GTGACGACGCCGGATGCGGAAGCCGCGAGGTCGGCGGAACAGATCCGTCAGCGCACCGGCGTGGACGAGCACGACGTCGCAGTCATCCTCGGCTCAGGCTGGGCCCCCGCCGCCGACGAACTCGGTGACCCGGTCGCGGTGGTGCCGATCGCAGAGCTTTCCGGCTTCACCCCGCCCGCAGCGGAGGGGCATCGCGGCCAGCTGTTGTCGCTGCGCCACGGCGACCGGCGAGTGCTGGTGTTCGTCGGCAGAATCCACGCATACGAAGGCCACGACCTGCGCCACGTCGTCCATCCGGTGCGGGCGGCATGCGCGGCCGGGGTGCGCACGATCGTGCTGACCAACGCGGCGGGCGGCATTTGCGAGGACTTCGCCGTCGGTCAGCCGGTGCTGATCAGCGATCACCTGAATCTGACGGGCCGGTCACCGCTGGTCGGCGCCCAATTCGTCGATATGGTCGACGCTTACTCTCCGCGGCTGCGCGCCGTCGCTCACGAGATCGATCCGTCGCTCGCCGAAGGCGTCTACGCCGGACTGAACGGACCGCAGTACGAGACGCCGGCCGAGATTCGGATGCTGCGCACATTGGGCGCGGATCTCGTCGGGATGTCGACCGTGCACGAGACCATCGCCGCGCGCGCCGCGGGGGCGCAGGTGCTGGCGATGTCGTTGGTGACCAACCTCGCGGCGGGGATAACGGGGCAGCCGCTGAGCCACGACGAGGTGTTGACGGCGGGCCGTCAGTCCGCGACGCAGATGGGTTCCCTGCTCGCCGGGGTGATCTCCCGGCTCTGA
- a CDS encoding M20 family metallopeptidase, with amino-acid sequence MPTATASSCVEDAVNRRHGDLVELSHSIHAEPELAFAEHRSCAKTQALVAERGFEITRAPGGLDTAFRAEYGSGPLVIGICAEYDALPGIGHACGHNIIAASAVGTALALAEVADELGLTVALLGTPAEEAGGGKVLLLNAGAFDDIAATVMLHPGPLDIAAARSLALSQVAVEYRGKESHAAVAPHLGVNAVDAITVAQVAIGLLRQQLAPGQMMHGIVTDGGQATNIIPGRAEMHYTMRANDKAALRDLEKRMSDCFLAGAVASGCDYAVSETEPPYDELTPDSWLAEAFRDEMTRVGRSPVSAELEAAFPLGSTDMGNVTQFMPGIHPIVGIDAGDASVHQPAFAEAAARPGADKAVVEGAIMLARTVVRLAETPAERDRVLELKARRAS; translated from the coding sequence ATGCCCACCGCCACCGCGTCGAGTTGCGTCGAAGACGCTGTCAACCGACGCCATGGCGATCTGGTCGAGCTGTCGCACTCGATTCACGCCGAACCCGAACTCGCGTTCGCCGAACACCGCAGTTGTGCGAAGACCCAGGCGCTCGTCGCCGAGCGCGGTTTCGAGATCACCAGGGCGCCCGGCGGTCTGGACACCGCCTTCCGTGCCGAGTACGGCAGCGGCCCCCTGGTCATCGGGATCTGCGCCGAATACGACGCGCTGCCCGGCATCGGACATGCCTGCGGACACAACATCATCGCCGCGTCGGCGGTCGGCACCGCACTGGCGCTGGCCGAGGTAGCCGACGAGCTGGGGCTGACGGTGGCCCTGCTCGGCACGCCCGCCGAAGAGGCCGGCGGCGGAAAGGTGTTGCTACTCAACGCCGGAGCGTTCGACGACATCGCCGCCACCGTGATGCTGCATCCCGGCCCGCTCGACATCGCCGCGGCCCGTTCGCTGGCCCTGTCGCAGGTCGCGGTCGAGTATCGAGGCAAGGAATCACATGCGGCCGTGGCACCGCACCTCGGCGTCAACGCGGTCGACGCGATCACCGTCGCGCAGGTGGCGATCGGGTTACTGCGTCAGCAGCTGGCACCTGGCCAGATGATGCACGGCATCGTCACCGATGGCGGCCAGGCCACCAACATCATCCCGGGCCGCGCCGAGATGCATTACACGATGAGGGCCAACGACAAGGCGGCGCTGCGCGACCTCGAGAAGCGGATGTCGGACTGCTTCCTCGCGGGGGCGGTGGCCTCCGGTTGCGACTACGCGGTGTCCGAGACCGAACCGCCCTATGACGAGCTCACACCCGACTCCTGGCTGGCTGAGGCGTTCCGCGACGAGATGACGCGGGTCGGCCGCTCACCAGTTTCCGCCGAACTCGAAGCGGCTTTTCCGCTGGGCAGCACCGACATGGGCAACGTCACCCAGTTCATGCCCGGTATCCATCCGATCGTCGGGATCGACGCGGGTGACGCGTCGGTGCATCAGCCGGCATTCGCCGAGGCCGCAGCCCGGCCGGGTGCGGACAAGGCCGTGGTCGAGGGTGCGATCATGCTGGCGCGCACTGTGGTCAGGTTGGCCGAGACGCCGGCCGAGCGCGATCGGGTGCTGGAGCTGAAGGCGAGGCGGGCGTCATGA
- a CDS encoding M20 family metallopeptidase yields MTLHDATELWLDAHYSDLVAWRRHLHTHPELGRQEFATTQFVASHLADAGLNPKVLPGGTGLTCDVGPEHGPKIALRADMDALPMAERTGAPYASVVPNVAHACGHDAHTSILLGTALALASVPELPVGVRLVFQAAEELMPGGAIDAIAAGALTGVSRIFALHCDPRLAVGKIAVRPGPITSAADQLEVTLHSPGGHTSRPHLTGDLVYGIGTLITGVPGILSRRIDPRNSTVMVWGAVNSGTAANAIPQTGTLAGTIRTASRETWETLESVVREAITSLLAPLNIEHTLQYRRGVPPVVNEEISTRIVTHAIEAIGPDVLCDTRQSGGGEDFSWYLEEVPGAMARLGVWTGRGPQLDLHQPTFDIDERALAVGVRFLVNIIDQAAQF; encoded by the coding sequence ATGACGCTGCACGACGCCACCGAATTGTGGCTGGACGCGCACTATTCCGATCTGGTCGCCTGGCGGCGCCACCTGCACACCCACCCCGAGCTGGGCCGTCAGGAGTTCGCCACCACCCAGTTCGTCGCCTCCCATCTGGCCGACGCGGGCCTCAACCCCAAGGTGTTGCCGGGCGGTACCGGTCTGACGTGTGACGTCGGTCCGGAACACGGGCCGAAGATCGCGCTGCGCGCCGACATGGATGCACTGCCCATGGCCGAGCGCACCGGGGCGCCGTATGCGTCGGTGGTCCCCAACGTGGCGCATGCCTGCGGTCACGACGCGCACACCTCGATCCTGTTGGGCACCGCGCTGGCGCTGGCGTCGGTCCCCGAACTGCCGGTCGGCGTGCGGCTGGTCTTCCAGGCCGCCGAGGAGTTGATGCCGGGTGGTGCGATCGACGCGATCGCGGCGGGCGCGCTGACGGGGGTGTCGCGGATCTTCGCGCTGCACTGCGACCCGCGGCTGGCCGTCGGGAAGATCGCGGTTCGCCCCGGCCCGATCACGTCGGCCGCCGATCAGCTCGAGGTGACGCTGCATTCGCCCGGTGGGCACACCTCGCGTCCGCACCTGACCGGAGACCTGGTGTACGGGATCGGCACGTTGATCACCGGTGTGCCGGGGATCCTGTCCCGGCGTATCGATCCGCGCAACAGCACGGTGATGGTGTGGGGCGCGGTCAATTCGGGCACCGCGGCGAACGCGATCCCGCAGACCGGAACGCTGGCAGGAACCATCCGCACCGCGAGTCGCGAAACTTGGGAGACCCTGGAATCCGTTGTCCGCGAAGCGATTACCTCGCTGCTAGCGCCGCTGAACATCGAGCACACCCTGCAATACCGTCGCGGGGTGCCGCCGGTGGTCAACGAGGAGATCTCGACGCGCATCGTCACCCATGCGATCGAGGCGATCGGTCCCGACGTGCTGTGCGATACCCGTCAGTCCGGTGGCGGCGAGGACTTCTCGTGGTATCTCGAGGAGGTGCCGGGCGCCATGGCGCGGCTGGGGGTGTGGACAGGCCGCGGGCCGCAGTTGGATCTGCACCAGCCGACGTTCGACATCGACGAACGCGCACTCGCGGTGGGCGTTCGGTTCCTGGTGAACATCATCGACCAGGCCGCCCAGTTCTAA
- a CDS encoding NAD(P)/FAD-dependent oxidoreductase: protein MPEQTDVVIVGSRCAGSAAAIALARRGRSVVALDSASFPSDTLSTHLFFTHHWAELERLGARDRVTALGAPLHTRAGLGAPGVEVVGAPSVYEGLAAGGCVRRPGLDMALVETAREAGADVRERVRVTDLLRDPSGRVSGVRYRQRDGSTGEITAKLVIGADGRKSTVARLVDARTHHHWPNQRMMAYAYYEDAHDDLRDLAMQWREDDDLVTVFPCDGGQLVALQMPPVRRADEFRADSEAAFEATIARVEPFAKRLTGCTRVSKILISYEHPSYFRHSHGPGWALAGDSGHFKDPVTAQGIRDALRFGRLLGEAAAPVLDEPAKLDRALQAWELDRDEQCLPMYQWANLLGRDDAVSPIEFAAYRWFAARPDGMTELTDAFCRVVPPQQVFSPGRVLRWAAAAARDPGVDRAHLWRTIRRDVRREVERIVEQRMFARRRAASLS, encoded by the coding sequence ATGCCTGAGCAGACCGATGTTGTGATCGTCGGCAGTCGCTGTGCCGGGTCGGCCGCGGCGATCGCGCTTGCCCGCCGAGGGCGCAGCGTCGTCGCACTCGACAGCGCCAGCTTCCCCTCCGACACCCTGTCGACACACCTGTTCTTCACGCACCACTGGGCCGAGCTCGAGCGGCTCGGCGCCCGCGACCGGGTGACCGCCCTTGGCGCGCCTTTGCACACCCGCGCAGGTCTCGGCGCCCCCGGCGTCGAGGTCGTCGGTGCGCCCAGCGTGTACGAGGGCTTGGCCGCGGGCGGCTGCGTCCGCCGACCCGGCCTCGACATGGCCCTCGTCGAGACCGCGCGTGAGGCGGGCGCCGACGTGCGTGAGCGCGTCCGCGTCACCGACCTGCTCCGCGATCCCTCGGGCCGGGTCTCGGGGGTGCGCTACCGGCAGCGCGACGGCTCGACGGGCGAGATCACCGCGAAACTGGTCATCGGAGCCGACGGGCGCAAGTCAACCGTCGCTCGCCTCGTCGATGCGCGCACCCACCACCACTGGCCAAACCAGCGCATGATGGCCTACGCCTACTACGAGGACGCGCACGACGACCTGCGTGACCTGGCCATGCAATGGCGTGAGGACGACGACCTCGTCACCGTGTTCCCTTGCGACGGAGGGCAATTGGTGGCATTGCAGATGCCGCCGGTGCGTCGCGCCGACGAGTTCCGTGCCGACTCCGAGGCGGCGTTCGAAGCGACGATCGCGCGCGTTGAGCCGTTCGCCAAACGGCTGACCGGCTGCACGCGCGTCAGCAAGATCCTGATCTCGTATGAGCACCCCTCCTACTTCCGGCACTCGCACGGTCCGGGGTGGGCGCTGGCGGGCGATTCCGGGCATTTCAAGGACCCGGTCACCGCGCAGGGCATCCGCGATGCGCTGCGCTTCGGACGGTTGCTCGGCGAGGCTGCCGCCCCGGTCCTCGACGAACCGGCCAAACTCGACCGCGCACTGCAGGCGTGGGAACTCGACCGCGATGAGCAGTGTCTGCCGATGTACCAGTGGGCCAACCTGCTGGGACGCGACGATGCGGTCTCGCCGATCGAGTTCGCCGCCTACCGCTGGTTCGCGGCCCGGCCGGACGGGATGACCGAACTCACCGACGCCTTCTGCCGGGTCGTCCCACCGCAACAGGTCTTCTCGCCCGGCCGAGTCCTGCGCTGGGCTGCCGCGGCCGCGCGCGATCCTGGTGTCGACCGGGCGCACCTGTGGCGGACGATCCGCCGCGATGTCCGTCGAGAGGTCGAGCGCATCGTCGAGCAGCGCATGTTCGCGCGTCGGCGGGCGGCGTCGCTCAGCTAG
- a CDS encoding gamma-glutamylcyclotransferase — protein MPLYAAYGSNMHPEQMLERAPHSPMAGTGWLHGWRLTFGGEDIGWEGALATVVEDPASSVFVVLYDMTKEDEANLDRWEGSELGIHKKIRCRVHRTSSDTSFEPVLAWLYVVDAWEGGLPSARYLGVMADAAEIAGAPSEYVHNLRTRPARNIGPGTS, from the coding sequence GTGCCGCTCTACGCCGCTTACGGATCCAACATGCATCCCGAGCAGATGCTGGAGCGGGCACCGCATTCGCCGATGGCGGGAACGGGGTGGCTGCACGGCTGGCGGCTGACGTTCGGCGGCGAGGACATCGGCTGGGAAGGCGCGCTCGCCACCGTCGTCGAAGACCCGGCGTCCAGCGTGTTCGTCGTGCTCTACGACATGACCAAGGAGGACGAGGCGAACCTCGACCGCTGGGAGGGTTCGGAGCTCGGCATCCACAAGAAGATCCGCTGCCGCGTGCATCGCACCTCGTCGGACACCAGCTTCGAACCGGTGCTGGCCTGGCTGTACGTCGTCGACGCGTGGGAGGGCGGCCTGCCGTCGGCCCGCTATCTCGGCGTCATGGCCGATGCCGCCGAAATTGCCGGCGCACCATCGGAATACGTGCACAACCTGCGCACCCGCCCGGCCCGCAACATCGGCCCCGGCACTAGCTGA
- a CDS encoding TetR/AcrR family transcriptional regulator, whose protein sequence is MSAGPLETAPTMAAARAGRRRARTRTAILDAAEVVFGREGYEGARIEEIAERADVSVGSIYSHFDGKRGLYLQLVDRALGLFTEYMERSEDPSLTPLQRVLAGGDAYLRFHLDHPGAFHFLAYRSPGAQPLSGDDDTEARIRDRVGLLLRRFAGQIDNAIAAGEARPVDSLRLTHYLWGAWNGVIALRQQPDGLRISDKEITETLELARWLLREGLATSSLRDANGEVGERVPLPRISDAH, encoded by the coding sequence ATGTCCGCCGGGCCGCTGGAGACCGCACCGACGATGGCGGCCGCCCGAGCGGGTCGGCGTCGCGCCCGTACGCGGACGGCCATCCTGGACGCCGCCGAGGTGGTCTTCGGACGCGAAGGCTACGAGGGTGCGCGTATCGAGGAGATCGCTGAGCGCGCCGACGTGTCCGTCGGCTCCATCTACAGCCACTTCGACGGCAAACGCGGGCTGTATCTGCAGCTCGTCGATCGGGCTCTCGGCCTGTTCACCGAGTACATGGAACGCAGTGAGGATCCCTCGCTGACCCCGCTGCAACGCGTGCTGGCAGGCGGCGACGCGTATCTGCGCTTCCATCTCGACCATCCCGGCGCGTTTCATTTCCTGGCGTATCGCAGCCCCGGCGCCCAACCGCTGTCCGGAGACGACGACACCGAGGCGCGCATCCGCGACCGGGTCGGTCTGTTGCTGCGCCGGTTCGCCGGGCAGATCGACAATGCGATCGCCGCCGGTGAGGCGCGGCCGGTGGATTCACTGCGGCTGACCCACTACCTGTGGGGTGCGTGGAACGGCGTGATCGCCCTGCGTCAGCAGCCCGACGGACTGCGCATCTCCGACAAGGAGATCACCGAGACGTTGGAACTCGCGCGCTGGCTGTTACGTGAAGGGCTGGCCACCAGTTCGCTGCGCGATGCCAATGGTGAAGTGGGAGAACGAGTTCCGTTGCCGCGGATCTCAGACGCCCACTAG